The Fulvivirga maritima genome segment CCACTTCTATGCAAATGAGTAGCATAACAATGGCTAATGACGGACCTGAAGGCAGATTTCCTAAGGCATTTAACCTGGCCAGTAAACCAGAAGCGAAAGAGGCCTGTAACTCATGCTTATACTCCTTTTCTTCTGCATGAAGATCATCTATTATTGCTTGTATGGTCTGTATTTCTTCATCATTTTCAGCTTTAGCCAGCTTATATTCTTCATCAGCCTTCAGGTATTTCTGCTCCTTTCTCAAGCATTCAGAACCTATACCTTTTTCGCCGGTACCACAGCTGCCTTCGCACTCACATTTATACTCTTCATAGTACTTTTCCCGAATTTCAAACTTAGCATTAGTGGCGGCTTTTAGCTTTTCTATAGAGGCTCTGCGCTTGTCTATTTTCTGCTCATAGAGCTGATCTATGTCTTCAAGCTTTTTCACCCCTGTGTAGTGTAGCTGCTCATTGATTTCCTGCTCAAAAATCTTTAACTCCAACGGCTTAGAGATAATGAGAGACAGAAAAACCGCCAATAATAAGCGTGGTATCACCTGTTTCCACTGATCCGACTTCTTATCATTTTTCTTAATGGTAGAAACAATAAACCTATCTAAATTAAAAATAAGCCCACCCCAAAACAGCCCCAATAGAGCCCCGATAGTTACACTATTAAAAACGGTATAAATAGCATATCCACCTGATAAAGCGGCCAATAAACCGGTAAAAAAGACGGTAGCTCCTACGCCGGCATATTTATTCCTTTCTGAAGAAGGGCACTTTTTTAGAAGATCCTGATTAGCAGCTGAGCAAAACAGGAAAAACCTCATAAAAGGCTTCAGCTTTACTTCCTCTACCTCCATATTATTCCTGCTCATAATAAGATTTCATTGATTTAAGAACATCAGCAACACCAGGCTTCCGTTTAAATAATCGTTTCAATTGACAAAAAACACCCCTATTTATGGATTTAATATTACATTTTTTATTGTAATTATTAAAAATTAATTCATCCGCATGATTCACCAGATAGGTTCCTCGCTGCTCTTGGGCTTTTCTAATTTCCTCAAGTGATTGATTATAAATTCCTTTTCTATTTTTTATCTCTTCTAAAATTTCTGCTGTATCAGGTATCTTTTTTTGAAGCTGCTCACTCAAAGCTTCTGAATTGAGCATTAATTGATCTCTAAATACTTTTATAGGAAAAACTAATAGCTGGATTTTGCGAGTGACCGACCTATTATGAACTACGGCCTCTATTAGGATTTCGGTATGCCTTTCTGCCAGGAATCCATAGATCCCTTCGGTACCTTGTAAATCGAATGGTAATATGCTTACGGCATTAGAATCTTTAACCGACCATTGAAACCGTACGTAATTACCTTTAGAAACACCGTAAACGTGAGTTCCTTCAGCATCCGCCGCTAAATCAGAATAATTTTGTGTT includes the following:
- a CDS encoding DUF4407 domain-containing protein → MSRNNMEVEEVKLKPFMRFFLFCSAANQDLLKKCPSSERNKYAGVGATVFFTGLLAALSGGYAIYTVFNSVTIGALLGLFWGGLIFNLDRFIVSTIKKNDKKSDQWKQVIPRLLLAVFLSLIISKPLELKIFEQEINEQLHYTGVKKLEDIDQLYEQKIDKRRASIEKLKAATNAKFEIREKYYEEYKCECEGSCGTGEKGIGSECLRKEQKYLKADEEYKLAKAENDEEIQTIQAIIDDLHAEEKEYKHELQASFASGLLARLNALGNLPSGPSLAIVMLLICIEVAPILTKLLSPYGPYDHLLKTIEYDYEIDEISSINLRNQKLNNQLTVLANVEQEKVEQQIINNKRTLQLIEEAQEELVREQLSIWVEQEKKKLREDMKRKTDQYQNTDKII